A region of Veillonellaceae bacterium DNA encodes the following proteins:
- a CDS encoding helix-turn-helix domain-containing protein — protein sequence MLDQIASYLYQGVTITQAAENLHMSRITFRKWVLRYKEEGFKGLRPRQHLSYYSNQMKIQAVKEYLKGGVSMLSVCAKYRISGTLSLKTWIEAYNEHKLTDLVSEG from the coding sequence ACCAGATTGCTTCATATCTCTATCAGGGTGTTACGATTACCCAGGCAGCTGAAAATCTTCATATGAGCCGCATAACATTCAGGAAATGGGTCCTCCGGTATAAAGAGGAGGGCTTTAAGGGATTGCGGCCCAGGCAGCATTTGTCTTACTACTCCAATCAGATGAAGATCCAGGCCGTAAAGGAATATCTTAAAGGCGGTGTTTCCATGCTTTCCGTCTGTGCCAAATACAGAATTTCCGGCACACTCTCCCTTAAAACATGGATTGAGGCGTATAATGAGCATAAGTTGACAGACCTCGTTTCTGAAGGAG